Part of the Micromonospora tarapacensis genome is shown below.
GGCGACCGTGCTTCCGATCGCGGTGATCGCGGTGATCGCGGGCAGCGCGCCGAGCGGGACAACGACGGTGACGACGACGAGGGCGGCGGTCGGCGCAGCCGGCGTAGCCGCTTCCGGGACCGTCGACGGGGCCGCGGTGACCGCGGCGACTCCGGCGGCGACGGCGGTCGCGAGCCGCAGTTCGCCGAGGACGACGTGCTCGTTCCGGTGGCCGGCATCGTCGACGTGCTCGACAACTACGCGTTCGTCCGGACCACCGGCTACCTGGCCGGCTCGAACGACGTGTACGTGTCGATGTCCCAGATCAAGAAGTACGGCCTGCGGCGCGGTGACGCGATCACCGGTGCCGTCCGGGCGGCCCGCGACGGCGAGCAGCGGCGCGACAAGTACAACCCCTTGGTCCGGCTGGACACCATCAACGGGATGGAGCCGGACGAGGCCAAGCGCCGGCCCGAGTTCTACAAGCTCACCCCGCTGTACCCGCAGGAGCGGCTGCGGCTGGAGACCGAGCCGCACATCCTCACCACCCGGGTGATCGACCTGGTCATGCCGATCGGCAAGGGGCAGCGGGCGCTGATCGTCTCGCCGCCGAAGGCCGGCAAGACCATGGTGCTGCAGGCGATCGCGAACGCGATCACGCACAACAACCCGGAGTGCCACCTGATGGTGGTGCTGGTCGACGAGCGGCCCGAAGAGGTCACCGACATGCAGCGGTCGGTCAAGGGCGAGGTCATCGCGGCCACGTTCGACCGCCCGCCGCAGGACCACACCACGGTCGCCGAGCTGGCGATCGAGCGGGCCAAGCGCCTGGTCGAGCTGGGCCACGACGTGGTCGTGCTGCTCGACTCGGTGACCCGGCTCGGTCGGTCGTACAACCTGGCGGCACCGGCCAGCGGCCGGATCATGTCCGGTGGTATCGACTCCACCGCGCTCTACCCGCCGAAGCGGTTCCTCGGCGCGGCCCGCAACATCGAGAACGGCGGCTCGCTGACCATCCTCGCCACCGCCCTGGTGGAGACCGGGTCCATGGCGGACACGGTCATCTTCGAGGAGTTCAAGGGCACCGGTAACGCGGAGCTGAAGCTGGACCGGAAGATCGCCGACAGGCGGACCTTCCCGGCCATCGACATCCACCCGTCCGGGACGCGCAAGGAGGAGATCCTGCTCGCGCCGGAGGAGTTGGCCATCGTGCACAAGCTCCGCAAGGTGCTGCACTCGCTGGACTCGCAGGCGGCATTGGACCTCCTACTGGACCGGCTCAAGCAGTCCCGGACCAACATCGAGTTCCTGATGCAGATCGCCAAGTCGACGCCGGGGGAGTAACGTCCGCCGACGAAGATCGACGAAGGGGCGTGGCCGACCGGCCACGCCCCTTCGCGTAGCCTCTGCTTCACCCCACGCAACAGAGGCCGGGCGGAGGAATGCTTCGCGCGGGCGGTGGGAATGCGTACCCGAGGCCCGATGTTGCTACCGGCGACCAACTGGTGTGCGGCCCGATTCCAGGGCCCACCGAAGCCCATGGCACACTGGTCAGTCGGCCACCGGTTCCGGTTCACGCCCCGACGGCACGCACGAGCGGGCCAGGGCGACCCGGCGACCACGACGAGAGGACCGAGGCGACATGAAGCCCAATACTCACCCAGAGTACGTGACCACCGACGTCACCTGCTCCTGCGGTAACACCTTCACCACCCGCAGCACCGCCAAGGGCGGCTCGATCCACGTCGAGACGTGCAGCGCCTGCCACCCGTTCTACACGGGCAAGCAGCGCGTCCTGGACACCGCTGGCCGGGTCGCGAAGTTCCAGCAGAAGTACGCCAAGGTCCAGGCCAAGAAGGCCAAGTAGCTTCTCGTCCGACGCCCGCGTCCGGTTTCCCGCCGGGCGCGGGCGTCGTCCGTCTCCAGTCCCGGTCTTCCCGCCGTCCAAGGAGCTGTCCCCAGCATGAGCAGCGAGCGCCTGGCCGCCCTCCTCGACGAGTACGCCGAGCTGGAGAAGCGGCTGGCCGACCCCGCCATCCACGCCGACCAGGGCACCGCCCGTCGGGTCGGCCGCCGGTACGCCGAACTGGTGCCGCTGTACAAGGCCGCCGGCGAGCTGCGGCAGGCCCGGGCCGACCTCGCCGCGGCGCGGAGTTGGCGGCCGAGGACGCCTCGTTCGCGGCCGAGGCCGAGGCGCTCGCGGCGGCGGTACCGAGGCTGGAGGAACGGCTCGCCGAGCTGCTCATGCCGCGCGACCCGCACGACGCCAAGGACGTCATCGTCGAGATCAAGGCCGGCGAGGGCGGCGAGGAGTCCGCGCTGTTCGCCGGCGACCTGCTGCGCATGTACACCCGGTACGCGGAGCGGCGCGGCTGGCTCACCGAGGTGATCGACGCCCAGGACTCCGACCTGGGCGGGGTCAAGGACGTCTCGTTGGCGATCAAGACCAAGGGGGTGCCCGAGGGCGGCCACGGCGTCTGGTCCCGGTTGAAGTGGGAGGGCGGGGTGCACCGGGTGCAGCGGGTCCCGGTCACCGAGTCGCAGGGCCGCATCCACACCAGCGCCGCCGGCGTCCTGGTGCTGCCGGAGGCCGAGGAGGTCGACGTGACCGTCGACCCCAACGAGCTGCGGATCGACGTCTTCCGCTCGTCCGGACCGGGCGGGCAGTCGGTCAACACCACCGACTCGGCGGTGCGGATCACCCACCTGCCCACCGGCATCGTGGTCTCCTGCCAGAACGAGAAGTCCCAGTTGCAGAACCGGGAGCAGGCGATGCGGATCCTGCGCGCGCGGTTGCTCGCCGCCGCTCAGGAGCAGGCCGACGCGGCGGCGTCGGACGCCCGCAAGGCCCAGGTGCGTACGGTGGACCGTTCCGAGCGGATCCGCACCTACAACTTCCCGCAGAACCGGATCACCGACCACCGGATCGGGTACACCGCGTACAACCTCGACCTGGCGCTCGCCGGGGACCTGGACGGTGTGCTCGACGCGCTCAACGAGGCCGACCGGGCCGCCCGGCTGGCGGGCGACGCGGAGCTGGCCCGCCGCTGATCGTCCTCAGGCGGATCGTGGCCGGGACTTGGACCGGAGCATCTCCCGGTCGGCGGCCTCGAAGGCGGCCCCGAGCGCGTCCCGCTGGCCTGGGCCGGCGGCACTCACCTCGGCGAAGCCGATGCTGACGCCGACCGGGGTGTCCGGGACGAGCGACTCCCAGTCCTCGGTGCGCACGGCGGCGTCGATGCGCCGGGCCACCTCGGCCGCCTCGGTCATCCCCGCGCCGGGCAGCACCACCACGAACTCGTCGCCGCCGTAGCGGGCCACGAAGTCTCCCCGCCGCATCACCCGGTTGATCACGCCGGCGACGCGCTGGAGGACCAGGTCTCCCGAGTGGTGCCCGTGTCGGGTGTTGACCGCCTTGAACCCGTCCAGGTCGCAGACGCCGATCACCACCCGCTCGCCCCGGGCGACCACCGCCGCGATGTAGCGCTCCAGCCGGCGCCGGTTCGGCAGCCCGGTCAGCGGGTCGGTCAGCGCCTCGCCCTCGAACCGGGCCGCCTCGCGGCGCATCTCCTCGTGGTCGATCCGGGCCGCGATGCCGTCGATGTAGACGTCGCGGAGCCGGTCGTGACGCTGGGCGGCAAGCCGGAAGGCCAGCCGGTCGGTCCGGTGCGCGGCAGCGTGGTCGCCCGCCCGGCCCAGGGCCATGCTGCGCAACCGGGCCGGCTCGGCCGCGCCGAGCGTCTCGGCGGAGACCCGGACGGTCTCCAGCCGGCTGACCGCCTCGATCGGCCGCCCGCCGGCGATGGCCAGACAGACCTGGCCGAGTTGGCGCATGTCGCGGGCGCGGGCGCTGTCCGCGCCGTGCCCGAGCAGCCGGGACGGATCCCGGCCCGGGACGGTGTCGACGTCGTCGCCGAGCGCCGCCCGTCGGGCCGCGGCGTAACCGTAGGCGGCCAGGCTGCTGGGGCGCAGCCGGTCGGCGCGCCCGGCGGCCACGAACCGGTCGAGGTCGCCCGCGACGTCCCGCAGCACCCGCAGGCAACCGTCGCTGTCGCCGGTATGGTCCAGGGCGACCGCGTTGCGCAGCCGGATGCCCGGTGCGGCGAACGTCTCCTCCGGAATCCCGGCGGCGGTGCCGAGCTGCCGGGCGCGCTCGATCGCGCCCAGCGCGTAACCGTGGAAGCTGAGGTAGGAGTAGGCCATCGCGAGGTCGTGCCAGCCCCAGGCGGTGTCCCGGTCCGGGTCCTCCACCGCCCCGAGCGCCCGGGCGGCCTTCACCAGGTGGGTCACGCAGCGGTCCAGCGCGCCCTGGTGGTGGGCGGCGAGCGAGGCCAGCGCGTTGAGGTGCCCGCGCAGGTAGGGCTCGGCGAGGTCGCGTACCGCGGCGGAGGCCTCCTCGATGGCGCGGGTGTACTCGGCGGTGCGGCCGAGATTGAGCAATGCGGAGAGCCGCTGCACGAGCGCGTCGGCCCGGGCATGCGGATCCCCGGTGGTACGCAACACCCGCTCCAGGATCGCGTACGCCTCGGCAGAACGGCTCACCTCCTGCAACGCCCGCGCCTCCGTCAGGGCGTCAACCTGGTCATGGACCCGGTCGAGCCAGCCCACCCGCGACCTCCCGTCGGTGTGTCGCCGGCTGCACCCGCTTATGCACGTGCACCGCGACGACTCATGATTATTGCGTGACCACCGTGCCGCAACACCCGTCCGAAGGGACGAGACGCCACCGTCCCTCTCCGGTGCTGGCCCGCGCCGCCCGTACCCTGGCCGCGGCCGGCGTGGCCTCGGCCCGGGCGGAGGCGGAGCTGCTGGCCGCCCACGTGCTCGGGGTGCCACGGGGGCGGCTGGCCCTCGCGGACGGGTTCACCGACGGTCAGCTTGACAGCTACCAGGCGTTGCTGGCCCGCAGATCGCGGCGGGAGCCGCTGCAGCACCTCACCGGCAGCGCCGGCTTCCGGCTGCTGGAGCTGGCCGTCGGGCCGGGCGTCTTCGTGCCCCGTCCGGAGACCGAGCTGCTCGCCGGCTGGGGTGTCGACCGGGCCCGGCAGGTCGCTGGCGCCGGTGAGCCGCTGGTGGTGGACCTGTGCAGCGGGTCCGGGGCGATCGCGCTGTCGGTGGCCCACGAGGTGCCGGCGGCCCGGGTGGTCGCGGTCGAACGTTCGCCCGCCGCGCTGACCTGGCTGCGGCGCAACGCGGCGGTCCGGGCCGCCGCGGGGGACCGGCCGATCGAGGTGGTCGAGGCGGACGTCACCGACCCGGATCTGCTTGACGAACTGGCCGGCGGGGTCCACGTGCTGCTGTGCAACCCGCCGTACGTCCCGCGGCCGGTCGCCGTGCCGCCGGAGGTGGCCGCGCACGACCCGGCGGAGGCGGTGTTCGCCGGCGCGGACGGCCTGGTCGTCATCCGTCCGGTGGTCGACCGGGCAGCGGCCCTGCTGCGCCCCGGTGGCGCCCTCGGCGTCGAGCACGACGACACGCACGGGACGGTGGTGCCCGACCTGCTCGCCGCGGACGGCCGTTACGCGTCGATCGTCGACCACCGCGACCTGGCCGGCCGGCCCCGGTTCGCCACCGCGTCCCGCCGGCCGGACCGCCCGCCACCCGGCCCGGCCGGCACGTGGCAGACTGGCTCCTCGTGATGCTCTACGACTGCCGGTCGCTCGCCGACCGGGACCGCGGCATCGCTGCGGCCATCGAGGCGGTCCGCAACGGTGAGCTGGTCGTCCTGCCGACCGACACCGTCTACGGGGTCGGCGCGGACGCGTTCACCCCGTACGCGGTCAAGGCGCTGCTGGACGCCAAGGGCGCCGCGCACGCGTCGCCGCCGGTGCTGATCGGTTCCCGGCACACCCTCGACGGGCTGGCGTACACGCTGCCGGCGGCGGCGCGGGACCTGGTGGAGGCGTTCTGGCCGGGGGCGCTGACCATCCTGGTGAAACACTCGGCGAGCCTGCGGTGGGATCTCGGCGACGACAGCGGCACGGTGGCGGTGCGGATGCCGCTGCACCCGGTGGCGCTGGAGGTGCTGCGCGAGACCGGGCCGATGGCCGTGGCCTCGGCCAACAAGACCGGCCAGCCGGCCGCGCTCACCGCCGACCAGGCGCGCGACCAGCTGGCCTACTCCGTGCGGGCCTACCTGGAGGCCGGGCCGGCGGTGGATCCGGTGCCGAGCACGATCGTGGATCTGACCGGCGACGCGCCGGTGCTGGTCCGCGAGGGGGCCATCGACCTGGCCCGGCTGCGCGACGTGGTGCCGGAGCTGCGCGAGAGTCAGGTGGCGTAGGTGCCTCCCTTCACCGTCCTGCACGTCTGCATGGGAAACATCTGCCGCTCGCCGATGGCGGAGCGGCTGCTCAGCCTCGCCGTCGGCGAGCGGCTGGCCCGGCGTGAGGTCGATCCGGCCCGGGCCGAGGAGTTGCTGCACAGCCACAGCGCGGGCACCGGTGGCTGGCATGCCGGCGAGGAGATGAACCCGCCGGCGGCCCGCCAGGTGCTCACCCGGGGCGGCAGCGTCGCCGATTTCGCCGCGCGCAAGCTGCGTTCGGACCACATCGACGCCGCCGACCTGATCCTGACCGCCACCGCCGACCAGCAGGAGTACGTGGTCGCGTTGCGGCCGGACGCCGCCGCCCGCACATTCGTGCTGGGCGAGTTCGGCCGGCTGCTGGCCGTCCTGGATCTGGCCGCGTTGCCGGCGGCCGAGGCCACCGCCGATGCGGTCCACGGCCGGGGCGCGGCGCTGGTCGCGGCGGCGCACGCGGCTCGTCAGGGGACCACGTCGCTCGCCACCGACGATCTCGACGACCCGTGGGGACGCGGTGACCAGTGCTTCAGCCGGGTGGCCGACGAGATCGAGGAGACGGTCCATCCGCTCGCGGCGGCCCTGCTCCCCTGATCGGTGAATTTCATCCAGGTTTGAGGGAAAAGCGCGGCACAAAGGGTCATTAGCCCCATTCTGGGGGAGTCCTGACGGCTCCTGCGGGGAGAGCGGATGACCCGGGCATTCCTGCCGAAGATGTTCACCGTCCTGCTGGCCGGCGCGCTGGCCGGCCTGGTGCTGGCGGCGGCGGCCCTGCCGGCCGCGCTGGTGTTCGGCGTCGGCTTCTCGGCACTCTCCGCGCCGTACGCGGAGTTGCCCAACACGCTGCGTACGCCGCCGACGGCCCAACGATCCAACCTCTACGCCAACGACGGCACCACCCTGATCACCTCCTTCTACCAGGAGGATCGGGTGGACGTGCCGTTGGGCGAGGTGGCCACGGTGATGCGCCGGGCCATCATCGCCGCCGAGGACGCCCGCTTCCACGAGCACAGCGGGGTGGACCTGCGGGGCATCGTGCGGGCCTTCACCGTCAACCGGCGCGACGGCGCCACCCGGCAGGGCGCCTCCACGCTGACCATGCAGTACGTCCGAAACGTGCTCAGCAGCGATCCCCGGCTGACCGAGGCGCAGCGCAGCGCGGCGACCGAGGTGAGCACGGTCCGCAAGCTCCAGGAGATCCGGTACGCGCTGGCGTTGGAGCGGGAGCTGACCAAGGACCAGATCCTGGCCCGGTACCTCAACATCGCGTACTTCGGTGCCGGGGCGTACGGCATCGCCGCCGCCAGCAAGCGCTACTTCTCCACGTCACCGGCCGAACTCACGCTGGCCCAGGCGGCGCTGCTGGCCGGGCTGGTCCGTTCGCCGGACAGCGACGACCCGATCAACGGTGACGCGGACAGCGCGATGGTGCGCCGCGGGTACGTGTTGGACCGGATGGTCGAGTCGGGCCACGTCGCGCCCGAGGCGGCGGCCCGGGCCGGGGCCGAACCGCTGGACCTGCGCCCCAGCGAGACCCCGAACGACTGCACCGGGGTGCCCGAGGGGCACAACGACTGGGCCTTCTTCTGCGACTGGTTCACCCGCTGGTGGAGCGACCAGAAGGCGTTCGGCGGCAGCGTCGACGAGCGGCAGCGCACCCTGCGCCGGGGCGGCTTCACCATCGTCTCCTCGCTCGACCCGGGCGTGCAGCGGGCCACCACGGAGCAGGTGCGGCGGATCTATTCGGTCGAGCACCCGCACGCCATGCCGACCGCCGTGGTCGAGCCCGGCACCGGGCGGGTGGTCGCCATGTCGGTCAACCGCGTCTACAGCGTGGCGGCCAACCCGGCCGGCCGGAAGAACCACCCCAACACCGTCAACCAGCTCGTCGCCGGTGGTGGCACCATCGTCGGCTATCAGGCCGGCTCCACGTTCAAGCTCTTCACCGTGCTGGCCGCCCTGGAGGCCGGGCTGCCGCTGCGTACCCTGTACGACGCCCCGCAGCGGATCCTCACCGACTACCGGATCGACGGCGAGCCGAGTTGCGGCGGGTACTGGTGCCCGGAGAACGCCAGTTCGTCGTCGAGCGGCGAGCACGACATGTGGTCCGCGTTCGGCAACTCGGTCAACACGTACTTCGCCTGGCTGACGGAACGGGTCGGCGCCGACCGGGTGGTGGAGATGGCCGAGCGGCTCGGCATCGTCTTCCGGGCCGAGGACGACGCGCACCTGGCCCGGCACGGCGCACGCGAGTGGGGACCGTTCACCCTGGGCGTGGCCGCCACCACCCCGCTCGACCTGGCCAACGCGTACGCCACGCTGGGCGCCGAGGGAACGTGGTGCGCGCCCACGCCGGTCACCTCGATCACCGACTCGGCGGGCCGGCGGGTGGCCGCCGGGCAGCCGGACTGCCGGCAGGTCCTCGACGTCGACGTGGCCCGGGCGGCGGCGGACGCGGCCCGTTGCCCGGTCGGCGACCAGTCCATGTACCACGGCTGCGACGGCGGCACGGCGGCCGGGCTGCGGGTCCAGCTCGGCCGGCCGGTGGCGGGCAAGACCGGCAGCTCCGAGCGGTACGCCACGGAGACCGTGGTGGCCCTCACCCCGCAGCTGGCGGTCGCGGCGATGGCGGCCAACCCCGACGAGCCGCGCGACGCGGTCGGTCGGGCGGTGCAGGCCGCCATGGTGGAGGGAGTGGGGGAGATCCTCGCCTTCGCGCTGCGCGACGAGCCGGTCCGCGACTTCGTGCCGCCGAGCGAGGCGACCGCCTGGCGGGCCGCCGGGCAACGCACCGGCAACTGAGCCGCCACCGAACCGGGGTGCCGGCGGCCGGCCGGTGACCCCGGGTGACCCGCCTGGGCCGCCAGTCAGCGCGGCTGCCGCTGCCGGGTCTCGGCGGCGACCTGCTCGGCGCCCCGGCGATGTTGCGGGCCATGCCGCCGAAGACCAGGGCGTGAAACGGCGCCACCGCGGCCCAGTACGCGTGCCCGGCCAGCCCACGGGGCAGGAACACCGCCCGCTGCCGGTACCGGACCTGCCCGGCGTCGTCGCGCTGCACCCGCATCTCCAACCAGGCCCGGCCCGGCAATCGCATCTCGGCGCGCAGCCGCAGCAACTCGCCGGGCACGATCTCCTCCACCCGCCAGAAGTCCAGCGACTCACCGACCCGCAGGTGGTGCGGGTGGCGCCGGCCGCGGCGCAACCCCACGCCGCCGACCAGCCGGTCCAGCCACCCGCGCACCGACCAGGCCAGCGGGAACGAGTACCAGCCGTGCTCGCCCCCGACCCCCTCGATCACCTCCCACAGTGCCTCCGGCGAGGCCGCCACCGGCTGCTCCCGCAGGTCGGTGTACGCGGTGCCGCCGCTCCAGTCCGGGTCGCTGGGCAGCGGCTCGGCGGGCGCGTCCGGTCCGGCCGCGTTCGACCAGCGGGTCTCCACCTGGGCGTCGCGGACCATCGCCAGGGCCAGCTCGACGGCCCGGTCGAAGCCGATCAAACCGCCCGGCGGGTCGGGCAGGTACGCCGCGATGTCGCGCTCGTGCGCGACGGCCTCGTGCACCAGGCTCTCCACCAGCGGGCGGGCGAGCGCGTTGGGTACCGGGGTGACCAGTCCGACCCAGTACGACGAGAGCGTGGGCGTCAGCGGGCGTACCGGCAGCAGCAGCCGGTGGGAGAGCCCCGCCACCCGCGCGTAGCGCTGCATCATGTCGCCGAAGGTGAGCACGTCCGGCCCGGCGATGTCGAAGCCGCGGTGGACCTCCGGTGGCAGCTTCGCGCAGCCGACCAGGTAGCGCAGCACGTCGCGGACCGCGATCGGCTGGATCCGGTTGGCGACCCAGCGCGGCGTGACCATCACCGGCAGCCGCTCGGTCAGGTAGCGCAACATCTCGAACGACGCCGACCCCGATCCGATGATCACCGCCGCCCGGAGCACCACGGTCGGCACCCCGCTGTCCAGCAGGATCCGCCCCACCTCGCTGCGGGAGCGCAGGTGTGCCGAGGAGGCGTCCTCGCCGGCCGCCGGCGCCGGCCCGCCCAGATAGACGATCCGGCGTACGCCCGCGGCGCGGGCCGCCGCCGCGAAGGCCGTCGCGGCCTGCCGGTCGGCGGCCTCGAAGCCGGCCTGCCCGAGCGAGTGCACCAGGTAGTACGCCACGTCGACGCCGTCGAAGACCCCGGTCAGCGACTCCGGCCGGCTCAGGTCGCCCTCGGCGATCTCGACCGCCGGGGCCCACGGCACGTCGCGTAGTCGCCCGGCCCGCCGGGCCAGGCAGCGCACCTGGTATCCCTCCGCCAGCAGGCGGGGCGCCAGCCGCCCGCCGATGTATCCCGTCGCACCGGTCACCAGGCATCTCACGGTGTCCAGTCTGCGGCCGAATAGACTCTGGCGCTGTGGAGATCGCCGAGGGCACCTTCTGGGGGCCGGATTTCGAGCAGCTCAGCACGACCGACCCGGAGATCGCGGAGGTGGTGCTGGGCGAACTCGACCGGTTGCGCGGGGGCCTGCAACTGATCGCCAGCGAGAACCTCGCCTCGCCGGCGGTGCTCGCCGCCCTGGGCTCGACGCTGACCAACAAGTACGCCGAGGGCTATCCGGGCCGGCGTTACTACGGTGGCTGCGGGCAGGTCGACCGGGCCGAGGAGATCGGCGTCGCCCGGGCCAAGGACCTCTTCGGCGCCGAGCACGCCAACCTCCAGCCGCACTCCGGGGCGAGCGCCAACCTGGCCGCCTACGCGGCGCTGGTGCAGCCGGGGGACACCGTGCTGGCGATGGACCTGCCGCACGGTGGGCACCTGACCCACGGCAGCCGGGTGAACTTCTCCGGCAAGTGGTTCGATGCCGTGGGCTATACCGTCCGGCGGGACACCGAGCTGATCGACTACGACGAGGTGAGCGACCTTGCCCTCACCCATCGGCCCAAGATGATCATTTGTGGTGCGACGGCCTACCCGCGACTGATCGACTTCGCCCGGTTCCGGGAGATCGCGGACTCCGTCGGCGCGTACCTGATGGTGGACGCGGCACACTTCATCGGGCTGGTCGCCGGGCAGGCGATCCCGTCGCCGGTGCCGTACGCCGACGTGGTCTGCGCGACCACCCACAAGGTGCTGCGTGGCCCGCGGGGCGGCATGATCCTGTGCCGGGAGCCGCTGGCCGGGCGGATCGACAAGGCGGTCTTCCCGTTCACTCAGGGCGGGCCGCTGATGCACGCCGTCGCGGCCAAGGCCGTCGCGTTGCACGAGGCGGCGCAGCCGGACTACCGCAGCTACGCCGCACAGGTGGTCGCCAACGCGCGGGCACTCGCCGACGGGCTGGCGGCCGAGGGGATGCGGCCGGTCTCCGGCGGCACCGACACCCACCTGACGCTTATCGACCTGCGGGAGGCCGGGGTGACCGGGGCCGAGGCCGAGGCGCGGTGCGACGCGGCGACCATCACGTTGAACAAGAACGCCATCCCGTACGACCCGCAGCAGCCGATGGTCGCCTCGGGCATCCGGGTGGGCACCCCGAGCGTCACCACCCAGGGCATGGGCCAGGCGCAGATGCGCCGGATCGCGGAACTGATCGGCCGCGCCGTGCGGACCGACCCGGCGGTCGCGGGCGGGGCCGACGAACTGGCCCGGATCGCCGTCGACGTGGCCGAGCTGGTCGCCGAGTTCCCGGCGTACCCCCGATGAGCGCGCCCCGTGCGGGGGAACCCGGCGCGATCCGGGCCCGGCTGCCGTACCTGCGCCTGTCGTTGCTCGCCTGTGCCGCGCTGGCCGCGGTCGCGGTGCCGGCCGCCGCGCTGCTGCGCGGCCCGACCGGTGCGGCCGGGGTGGCGGCGGGGATCGCCCTGGTGATCGTCAGCTACCTGATCTCCGGACTCTCGGTGGCCTGGGCCGACGCGGTCCACCCGAGACTGATCATGTCGGTGGGCCTGGTCACCTATGTCACGAAGATCGTGATCCTGGGCGTGGTGATGGCGGCCGTCGCGGCCACCGGTTGGCCGGGTCTGCCCGACATGGGCGTGGCCATCATCGCGGCCGTGGTGGTGTGGACGGGTGCCCACCTGACCTGGGCGCTGCGCTCCCCGCTGCCCACCGTGGACCGATCGTCGGGTCACTGACCGTACGGCTGGCGTTTTCCCGGCGTTTCGTCGGCCTGCCCGGCGGGTGGGACAGGAGTAGGCTAGGTCCGGCTTGACGCGCCCGCACCCGCCGCCCGCACGCTGCTCGCAGTGTGGGGGGTGCCGCACACTCGCGAAACACCCGACTGATAGTGTTCGCCTCGTCATGGCCGACAACCCTCACCGCGAAAGCTCCGACGAACACTCGTCGGAAGGTGTGGCCGGAGCCGTTCTGGGCTACCTGCTCGCCGGCATCGTGGTGTGGGGATTCCTCGGCTGGTTGGCGGAGGGATTCCTCGGTTTGCCGACCGGCGCGGGGATCGCCGTGGGCATGATGCTCGGCGCAGCCGGAGCGATCTACCTGATCATGAAGAGGCTCGGTGCCTGAGTGCCGGCACGTGTGGGTCTGTCGAGTGCGGAGGATGACACGGTGAGCGGACAGCTTGTCGCCGCTGAGGGCCTTCCCTGGCCCCCCAGCGTCGGAGACTTCTACCCACCGGATCTCGCAGGTCCGTGGATTACCAAGTTCACCCTCATGGTCTGGCTGGCCGTCGGGCTTCTGATCATCTTCTTCATGGCGACCTACCGGAACCCGAAGCTCGTGCCGA
Proteins encoded:
- the rpmE gene encoding 50S ribosomal protein L31: MKPNTHPEYVTTDVTCSCGNTFTTRSTAKGGSIHVETCSACHPFYTGKQRVLDTAGRVAKFQQKYAKVQAKKAK
- a CDS encoding diguanylate cyclase domain-containing protein; this encodes MGWLDRVHDQVDALTEARALQEVSRSAEAYAILERVLRTTGDPHARADALVQRLSALLNLGRTAEYTRAIEEASAAVRDLAEPYLRGHLNALASLAAHHQGALDRCVTHLVKAARALGAVEDPDRDTAWGWHDLAMAYSYLSFHGYALGAIERARQLGTAAGIPEETFAAPGIRLRNAVALDHTGDSDGCLRVLRDVAGDLDRFVAAGRADRLRPSSLAAYGYAAARRAALGDDVDTVPGRDPSRLLGHGADSARARDMRQLGQVCLAIAGGRPIEAVSRLETVRVSAETLGAAEPARLRSMALGRAGDHAAAHRTDRLAFRLAAQRHDRLRDVYIDGIAARIDHEEMRREAARFEGEALTDPLTGLPNRRRLERYIAAVVARGERVVIGVCDLDGFKAVNTRHGHHSGDLVLQRVAGVINRVMRRGDFVARYGGDEFVVVLPGAGMTEAAEVARRIDAAVRTEDWESLVPDTPVGVSIGFAEVSAAGPGQRDALGAAFEAADREMLRSKSRPRSA
- the prmC gene encoding peptide chain release factor N(5)-glutamine methyltransferase; amino-acid sequence: MTTVPQHPSEGTRRHRPSPVLARAARTLAAAGVASARAEAELLAAHVLGVPRGRLALADGFTDGQLDSYQALLARRSRREPLQHLTGSAGFRLLELAVGPGVFVPRPETELLAGWGVDRARQVAGAGEPLVVDLCSGSGAIALSVAHEVPAARVVAVERSPAALTWLRRNAAVRAAAGDRPIEVVEADVTDPDLLDELAGGVHVLLCNPPYVPRPVAVPPEVAAHDPAEAVFAGADGLVVIRPVVDRAAALLRPGGALGVEHDDTHGTVVPDLLAADGRYASIVDHRDLAGRPRFATASRRPDRPPPGPAGTWQTGSS
- a CDS encoding L-threonylcarbamoyladenylate synthase, whose amino-acid sequence is MLYDCRSLADRDRGIAAAIEAVRNGELVVLPTDTVYGVGADAFTPYAVKALLDAKGAAHASPPVLIGSRHTLDGLAYTLPAAARDLVEAFWPGALTILVKHSASLRWDLGDDSGTVAVRMPLHPVALEVLRETGPMAVASANKTGQPAALTADQARDQLAYSVRAYLEAGPAVDPVPSTIVDLTGDAPVLVREGAIDLARLRDVVPELRESQVA
- a CDS encoding arsenate reductase/protein-tyrosine-phosphatase family protein — encoded protein: MPPFTVLHVCMGNICRSPMAERLLSLAVGERLARREVDPARAEELLHSHSAGTGGWHAGEEMNPPAARQVLTRGGSVADFAARKLRSDHIDAADLILTATADQQEYVVALRPDAAARTFVLGEFGRLLAVLDLAALPAAEATADAVHGRGAALVAAAHAARQGTTSLATDDLDDPWGRGDQCFSRVADEIEETVHPLAAALLP
- a CDS encoding transglycosylase domain-containing protein codes for the protein MTRAFLPKMFTVLLAGALAGLVLAAAALPAALVFGVGFSALSAPYAELPNTLRTPPTAQRSNLYANDGTTLITSFYQEDRVDVPLGEVATVMRRAIIAAEDARFHEHSGVDLRGIVRAFTVNRRDGATRQGASTLTMQYVRNVLSSDPRLTEAQRSAATEVSTVRKLQEIRYALALERELTKDQILARYLNIAYFGAGAYGIAAASKRYFSTSPAELTLAQAALLAGLVRSPDSDDPINGDADSAMVRRGYVLDRMVESGHVAPEAAARAGAEPLDLRPSETPNDCTGVPEGHNDWAFFCDWFTRWWSDQKAFGGSVDERQRTLRRGGFTIVSSLDPGVQRATTEQVRRIYSVEHPHAMPTAVVEPGTGRVVAMSVNRVYSVAANPAGRKNHPNTVNQLVAGGGTIVGYQAGSTFKLFTVLAALEAGLPLRTLYDAPQRILTDYRIDGEPSCGGYWCPENASSSSSGEHDMWSAFGNSVNTYFAWLTERVGADRVVEMAERLGIVFRAEDDAHLARHGAREWGPFTLGVAATTPLDLANAYATLGAEGTWCAPTPVTSITDSAGRRVAAGQPDCRQVLDVDVARAAADAARCPVGDQSMYHGCDGGTAAGLRVQLGRPVAGKTGSSERYATETVVALTPQLAVAAMAANPDEPRDAVGRAVQAAMVEGVGEILAFALRDEPVRDFVPPSEATAWRAAGQRTGN
- a CDS encoding serine hydroxymethyltransferase — its product is MEIAEGTFWGPDFEQLSTTDPEIAEVVLGELDRLRGGLQLIASENLASPAVLAALGSTLTNKYAEGYPGRRYYGGCGQVDRAEEIGVARAKDLFGAEHANLQPHSGASANLAAYAALVQPGDTVLAMDLPHGGHLTHGSRVNFSGKWFDAVGYTVRRDTELIDYDEVSDLALTHRPKMIICGATAYPRLIDFARFREIADSVGAYLMVDAAHFIGLVAGQAIPSPVPYADVVCATTHKVLRGPRGGMILCREPLAGRIDKAVFPFTQGGPLMHAVAAKAVALHEAAQPDYRSYAAQVVANARALADGLAAEGMRPVSGGTDTHLTLIDLREAGVTGAEAEARCDAATITLNKNAIPYDPQQPMVASGIRVGTPSVTTQGMGQAQMRRIAELIGRAVRTDPAVAGGADELARIAVDVAELVAEFPAYPR